One window from the genome of Paracoccus marcusii encodes:
- the map gene encoding type I methionyl aminopeptidase, with protein MDEGRITREGIRLHMPGDFAGMRAAGALAARILDEVGPMVAPGVTTGALDDFIRGRVTELGATSATIGYRGYQHASCISVNHVVCHGIPGDKSLKDGDILNIDVTVILDGWFGDTSRMYVAGKPSLKAQRLLQVTHDALMKGIEAVRPGATFGDIGAAIQTYAEERRMSVVRDFCGHGIGRVFHSPPNVLHFGRPGKGPVLEEGMFFTIEPMINLGRPETKVLADDWTAVTRDKSLSAQFEHSIGVTADGCEIFTPSDRFFPELA; from the coding sequence ATGGACGAAGGCCGTATCACGAGGGAAGGCATCCGCCTGCACATGCCCGGGGATTTCGCAGGCATGCGGGCGGCGGGCGCCCTGGCCGCACGGATCCTGGACGAGGTGGGGCCGATGGTCGCACCGGGCGTCACCACCGGCGCGCTGGACGATTTCATCCGGGGCCGGGTGACGGAGCTGGGCGCGACCTCGGCCACGATCGGCTATCGCGGGTACCAGCACGCCAGCTGCATCAGCGTGAACCACGTGGTCTGTCACGGCATCCCCGGCGACAAGAGCCTCAAGGACGGCGATATCCTGAACATCGACGTGACGGTCATCCTGGACGGCTGGTTCGGCGACACCAGCCGGATGTATGTGGCGGGCAAGCCGTCGCTCAAGGCGCAGCGGCTGCTGCAGGTGACCCATGACGCGCTGATGAAGGGGATCGAGGCCGTGCGCCCCGGCGCGACCTTCGGCGACATCGGCGCGGCCATCCAGACCTATGCGGAGGAACGGCGAATGTCGGTGGTGCGCGACTTCTGTGGGCACGGGATCGGGCGGGTGTTCCATTCGCCGCCCAACGTGCTGCATTTCGGACGCCCGGGAAAAGGGCCGGTGCTGGAGGAGGGCATGTTCTTCACGATCGAGCCGATGATCAACCTGGGCCGCCCGGAAACCAAGGTCCTGGCCGATGACTGGACGGCGGTGACGCGCGACAAGTCGCTCTCGGCGCAGTTCGAACATTCGATCGGCGTGACGGCCGACGGATGCGAGATCTTTACCCCTTCCGACCGGTTCTTCCCCGAACTGGCGTGA
- a CDS encoding YqgE/AlgH family protein, whose amino-acid sequence MMTSITGDSAQDRNLTGKILIAMPGMSDPRFERSVVLVCAHSDEGAMGLVLNRPLPEIGFGDLLDQLGIEAEEDARPIEVRFGGPVEPGRGFVLHKVAEHGQDPEGRLRIGQALAMTTTRDILVELAQGYGPDPAVLALGYAGWGPGQLETEMLANGWLTGDGAEDLIFDLSHEDKWQRALRAQGIDPSLLSAASGRA is encoded by the coding sequence ATGATGACCAGCATCACCGGTGATTCCGCCCAAGACCGCAACCTGACCGGCAAGATCCTGATCGCCATGCCCGGCATGAGCGATCCGCGTTTCGAGCGGTCCGTGGTGCTGGTCTGCGCGCATTCCGACGAGGGGGCGATGGGGCTGGTGCTGAATCGCCCGCTGCCCGAGATCGGCTTTGGCGATCTGCTGGACCAGCTGGGCATCGAGGCCGAGGAGGATGCGCGGCCGATCGAGGTACGCTTTGGCGGCCCGGTCGAGCCGGGCCGGGGATTCGTGCTGCACAAGGTGGCCGAGCACGGGCAGGACCCCGAGGGTCGCTTGCGGATCGGTCAGGCGCTGGCGATGACCACGACGCGCGACATCCTGGTGGAACTGGCGCAGGGCTATGGTCCGGACCCTGCGGTTCTGGCGCTTGGCTATGCAGGCTGGGGGCCGGGGCAGCTGGAGACCGAGATGCTGGCCAATGGCTGGTTGACCGGAGATGGCGCCGAGGACCTGATCTTCGATCTGTCGCACGAGGACAAGTGGCAGCGCGCGCTGCGGGCGCAGGGGATCGATCCGTCGCTTTTGTCGGCGGCGTCCGGCCGCGCCTGA
- a CDS encoding protein-disulfide reductase DsbD domain-containing protein has translation MTHFPRPLLATALALVLTGPAIAQDDLPPGLRGAQLLPGWTEPGGARILALELLLEPGWKTYWRSPGDTGLPPQLDWAGSRNLSHVTLHWPAPQAIRSGETLEMGYHDRLVLPLTAHPQDPGKPVDIAAQIDLGLCENICVPVHLELRAPPVGTQSDPVIASALAAEPQRLDGNPACEVTPLADGLRVAMDLPQGPATLAAVELTDNPQVWVSAADILPGPTGPQAVVEMVAPSGKPFDLDHDALRLTVIPADGGRATETTGCAAD, from the coding sequence ATGACACATTTCCCCCGCCCGCTTCTTGCCACCGCCCTGGCGCTTGTCCTGACCGGACCCGCCATCGCCCAGGACGACCTGCCGCCCGGCCTGCGCGGCGCACAGCTGCTGCCCGGATGGACCGAGCCCGGCGGCGCCCGCATCCTGGCGCTGGAATTGCTGCTGGAGCCGGGCTGGAAGACCTACTGGCGCAGCCCCGGCGACACCGGCCTGCCGCCCCAGTTGGACTGGGCGGGGTCACGGAACCTGTCCCATGTCACCCTGCACTGGCCCGCGCCCCAGGCCATCCGGTCCGGAGAGACGCTGGAGATGGGCTATCACGACCGCCTCGTGCTGCCGCTGACCGCCCATCCGCAGGACCCCGGCAAGCCCGTCGACATCGCCGCCCAGATCGATCTGGGCCTGTGCGAGAACATTTGCGTCCCGGTTCACCTTGAACTGCGGGCGCCGCCCGTGGGCACGCAGTCGGACCCGGTGATCGCCAGCGCCCTTGCGGCGGAGCCGCAGCGCCTGGACGGCAACCCTGCCTGCGAGGTGACGCCCTTGGCAGACGGGCTGCGCGTCGCGATGGACCTGCCGCAGGGCCCGGCCACGCTGGCCGCGGTGGAACTGACCGACAATCCGCAGGTCTGGGTCTCGGCGGCGGACATCCTGCCCGGACCCACGGGCCCCCAGGCGGTTGTCGAGATGGTCGCCCCCTCGGGCAAGCCCTTCGATCTGGACCATGACGCGCTGCGCCTGACGGTGATCCCCGCCGATGGGGGACGGGCGACCGAAACCACCGGGTGCGCCGCGGACTAG
- a CDS encoding efflux RND transporter permease subunit → MDRRPGLIGTFVRHATLANLLLAVMVVAGLYSAPRLRAQFFPDTVVQQIQVAVRWDGAGADDVDRSVVGVLEPALIAVEGVSLTESQSSQGSARITLEFEPGWDMSRATGEVEAAIAAAGDLPEGAEDPEVTRRAWRDAVTDVVISGPVGLDQLGRIADDLTNRLYARGVTRLSVTGLSAPETLVELRMADLVQHDITLDQIAATIAAAAAPTPAGDVASGISRVRTGAETRTPEQVSALVLTALPDGTQLTIGDVAQVRDTGIDRGVAYFVDGNPAVTVSVQRSASGDAIGMQQDVQAAVDALAPTLPQGVTVELVRARAEQISARLSLLLDNALMGLGLVLGLLFLFLNARTAIWVAAGIPAALLAAVAMMYAVGMTINMISLFALILTLGIIVDDAIVVGEHADYRARKLGEPPLIAAERAAGAMGAPVIASTLTTIIAFAGLVLIGGQFGSLVSDIPLTVILVLAASLIECFLILPNHMAHALAHHGKDRWYDRPSVVVNRWLDRFVTGVLRPLARLVLVARYPVLALVMVGFSWSTAALISGSVPWRFFDSPEQGSVSGNFAMLEGATRDDTLRVMGLVQDAVDRVAAEYEAEYGISPLTHVMTQVGGNAGRPLPGAETKDADLLGAVQMELIDPDFRPYSSFELVAALQEAMPTDPQLETISFRGGRSGPGGDAISVLMTGADAATLKAAAEALKARLAEAPEVSALEDSLDYDKDELALRLTPQGEALGFTTDGLARELRQRLGGIEAATWPEGTRTGAITVELAEDDRRADFLDRMQMRTASGAWVPLGDIVSVSTEAGFSVVRRENGERMIEVTGDISGDDPARAAAITADLQTRLLPDIAAQFGVTYDVTGLAQQERAFLSEALIGFALALTGIYMVLAWIFASWTRPLVVMSVIPFGLIGAVWGHAAWGLPLSLFSVVGLIGMSGIIINDSIVLISTIDEYRATRALRPAIVDAVADRFRPVLLTTATTVLGLAPLLYERSSQALFLKPTVVTLAYGLGFGMVLVLLVVPAVLVAGDDLARARRAFRRSLRAGPVRGVMRGAVVAAVAGLVLILGPVTVLPAMGLAAPGWWPGAGGALLAYLATLAAIMAGATLAQVRRGRCAGT, encoded by the coding sequence GTGGATAGGCGCCCGGGCCTGATCGGCACCTTCGTGCGCCATGCCACGCTGGCCAACCTGCTGCTGGCGGTGATGGTGGTGGCGGGCCTTTATTCCGCGCCGCGCCTCAGGGCGCAGTTCTTTCCCGACACGGTCGTCCAGCAGATCCAGGTGGCCGTCCGCTGGGACGGGGCCGGGGCGGATGATGTCGACCGCTCGGTGGTCGGCGTGCTGGAACCCGCGCTGATCGCGGTTGAGGGCGTGTCCCTGACCGAAAGCCAGTCCAGCCAAGGCAGCGCCCGCATCACCCTGGAGTTCGAGCCGGGCTGGGACATGTCCCGCGCCACCGGCGAGGTCGAAGCCGCCATCGCCGCCGCGGGCGACCTGCCCGAGGGCGCCGAGGACCCCGAGGTCACGCGCCGCGCCTGGCGCGACGCGGTCACCGACGTGGTGATCTCGGGCCCTGTGGGCCTGGACCAGCTGGGCCGCATCGCGGACGACCTGACCAACCGCCTGTACGCCCGTGGGGTGACGCGGCTGTCCGTCACCGGCCTGTCCGCCCCCGAAACCCTGGTCGAGTTGCGCATGGCCGACCTGGTGCAGCACGACATCACGTTGGACCAGATCGCGGCGACCATCGCCGCCGCCGCCGCGCCCACGCCTGCGGGCGACGTGGCATCGGGCATATCGCGCGTGCGCACGGGGGCCGAGACGCGCACCCCCGAACAGGTCTCGGCTCTGGTCCTGACCGCGCTGCCCGACGGGACGCAGCTGACCATCGGTGACGTGGCGCAGGTGCGCGACACGGGCATCGACCGGGGCGTGGCCTATTTCGTCGACGGCAACCCGGCGGTCACGGTGTCCGTCCAGCGCAGCGCATCGGGCGACGCGATCGGCATGCAGCAGGACGTGCAGGCGGCCGTCGACGCGCTGGCGCCGACCCTGCCGCAGGGGGTCACGGTGGAACTGGTGCGGGCGCGGGCCGAACAGATCTCGGCCCGGCTGTCGCTGCTTTTGGACAATGCGCTGATGGGGCTGGGGCTGGTCCTGGGCCTGCTGTTCCTGTTTCTGAACGCCCGCACCGCGATCTGGGTCGCGGCGGGCATCCCGGCGGCGCTGCTGGCGGCGGTGGCGATGATGTACGCGGTCGGCATGACGATCAACATGATCTCTCTTTTCGCGCTGATCCTGACACTGGGCATCATCGTGGACGACGCCATCGTGGTGGGCGAACATGCCGACTATCGCGCCCGCAAGCTGGGCGAGCCGCCGCTGATCGCCGCCGAACGGGCGGCGGGTGCGATGGGCGCGCCGGTGATCGCATCGACCCTGACCACGATCATCGCCTTTGCCGGGCTGGTGCTGATCGGCGGACAGTTCGGGTCGCTGGTGTCGGACATCCCGCTGACGGTGATCCTGGTGCTGGCGGCTTCGCTGATCGAATGTTTCCTGATCCTGCCCAACCACATGGCCCATGCGCTGGCCCATCACGGCAAGGACCGCTGGTACGACCGGCCGTCGGTCGTCGTGAACCGCTGGCTGGACCGGTTCGTGACGGGCGTTCTGCGCCCGCTGGCGCGTCTGGTGCTTGTCGCCCGCTATCCGGTGCTGGCGCTGGTCATGGTGGGCTTTTCCTGGTCCACGGCGGCGCTGATCAGCGGGTCGGTGCCTTGGCGGTTCTTCGATTCGCCCGAACAGGGCAGCGTGTCGGGCAATTTCGCCATGCTGGAGGGTGCCACCCGCGACGACACCCTGCGCGTCATGGGACTGGTGCAGGACGCGGTGGACCGGGTCGCGGCCGAATATGAGGCAGAATACGGCATCAGCCCGCTGACCCATGTGATGACCCAGGTCGGCGGCAATGCGGGCCGTCCCCTGCCGGGGGCCGAGACCAAGGACGCCGACCTGCTGGGCGCCGTCCAGATGGAGCTGATCGACCCCGATTTCCGCCCCTATTCCAGCTTCGAGCTGGTCGCCGCCTTGCAGGAGGCCATGCCCACCGACCCCCAGCTGGAGACGATCAGCTTTCGCGGCGGGCGGTCGGGGCCGGGGGGCGATGCCATCTCGGTGCTGATGACCGGTGCGGATGCCGCAACGCTGAAGGCCGCCGCCGAGGCGCTGAAGGCGCGGCTGGCCGAGGCGCCCGAGGTCTCGGCGCTGGAGGACAGCCTGGATTACGACAAGGACGAGCTGGCGCTGCGCCTGACGCCCCAGGGCGAGGCCCTGGGCTTCACCACCGACGGGCTTGCGCGCGAGCTGCGCCAGCGCCTTGGCGGGATCGAGGCCGCAACCTGGCCCGAGGGCACCCGCACCGGCGCCATTACCGTGGAACTGGCCGAGGATGACCGCCGCGCCGATTTCCTGGACCGGATGCAGATGCGCACCGCGTCCGGGGCCTGGGTGCCCTTGGGCGACATCGTGTCGGTCAGCACAGAGGCGGGCTTCTCGGTCGTCCGCCGCGAGAACGGCGAGCGGATGATCGAGGTCACCGGCGACATCTCGGGCGACGATCCGGCGCGGGCGGCGGCGATCACCGCCGACCTGCAGACCCGCCTGCTGCCCGACATCGCCGCGCAGTTCGGTGTGACCTATGACGTCACCGGCCTGGCCCAGCAGGAGCGCGCGTTCCTGTCAGAAGCTCTGATCGGATTCGCGCTGGCGCTGACCGGCATCTACATGGTGCTGGCGTGGATTTTTGCCAGCTGGACGCGGCCCCTGGTGGTGATGTCGGTCATCCCCTTCGGGCTGATCGGCGCGGTCTGGGGGCATGCGGCCTGGGGCCTGCCGCTGAGCCTGTTTTCCGTGGTGGGCCTGATCGGCATGTCGGGGATCATCATCAACGATTCCATCGTGCTGATCTCGACCATCGACGAATACCGGGCCACCCGGGCCCTGCGGCCCGCGATCGTCGATGCGGTCGCCGACCGGTTCCGCCCCGTGCTGCTGACCACGGCCACCACGGTCCTGGGCCTGGCCCCGCTGTTGTACGAACGTTCGTCGCAGGCGCTGTTCCTCAAGCCCACGGTGGTCACGCTGGCCTATGGGCTGGGGTTCGGGATGGTGCTGGTGCTGCTGGTGGTGCCGGCCGTGCTGGTCGCGGGCGACGATCTGGCCCGCGCCCGCCGGGCCTTTCGCCGCAGCCTGCGGGCCGGGCCGGTGCGTGGCGTGATGCGCGGCGCGGTGGTCGCGGCCGTTGCGGGGCTGGTGCTGATCCTGGGGCCGGTGACGGTGCTGCCCGCGATGGGCCTGGCCGCGCCCGGCTGGTGGCCGGGGGCGGGGGGCGCGCTGCTGGCCTATCTGGCGACGCTGGCGGCGATCATGGCGGGGGCAACCCTGGCGCAGGTCCGGCGGGGGCGCTGCGCGGGGACCTAG
- a CDS encoding efflux RND transporter periplasmic adaptor subunit, producing the protein MRFLSRSLLGLFLTFLTLALLILAAGILWRAVTPDGDGPAVRAPAEQVYAARLVTVAPGVVQPQMQVFGQVLSRRNLQLRAGAGGRIVQLDPALQEGGTVVAGQLLARIDPSAAQAALDSSQAERADAQGVLEDARRRVDIAAQDVAAADRQAELRAAAVTRQEQLADRGLGTSLDRETAELAASTASQTVIAARAAQADAQSAVTAAENALRRAEIAVTEARRALADTELRAGFDGRVTAVTAVEGALVGVNEQLATIIDPAALELQIPLSLDQFGRLLGPDGALLDREVTVTLDGSAGAVVAQARLDRAAASVAEGTAGRVVYARLVQGAQALRPGDFVTARIAEPALSDAAIIPAAALGSDGGVLVAGADGRLQATPVTVLRRQGDDLIIAVPADLAGARIVAERAPQLGTGIRVRDAAAPVPAQGPDQRAQGRGPTRG; encoded by the coding sequence ATGCGTTTCCTGTCCCGCAGCCTTCTGGGGCTGTTCCTGACCTTCCTGACGCTGGCCCTGCTGATACTGGCCGCGGGGATCCTGTGGCGTGCGGTGACGCCGGACGGGGACGGACCCGCGGTGCGCGCCCCTGCCGAACAGGTCTATGCCGCGCGGCTGGTCACGGTCGCGCCGGGGGTGGTCCAGCCGCAGATGCAGGTGTTCGGCCAGGTCCTGTCGCGACGCAATCTGCAACTGCGCGCGGGTGCCGGGGGCCGCATCGTCCAGCTGGACCCCGCCTTGCAGGAGGGCGGCACGGTCGTCGCGGGCCAGCTGCTGGCGCGCATCGACCCGTCCGCCGCACAGGCGGCGCTGGACAGCAGCCAGGCCGAACGCGCCGACGCCCAGGGCGTGCTGGAGGATGCGCGCCGCCGCGTCGACATCGCGGCCCAGGACGTGGCCGCGGCGGACCGCCAGGCCGAACTGCGCGCCGCCGCGGTGACGCGGCAGGAGCAGCTGGCCGACCGCGGCCTGGGCACCAGCCTGGACCGCGAGACCGCCGAACTGGCCGCATCCACCGCCAGCCAGACCGTGATCGCCGCCCGCGCCGCCCAGGCCGACGCGCAAAGCGCCGTGACCGCGGCCGAGAACGCCCTGCGCAGGGCCGAGATCGCCGTGACCGAGGCCCGCCGCGCGCTGGCCGACACGGAACTGCGCGCGGGCTTCGACGGGCGCGTCACCGCCGTCACCGCGGTCGAGGGCGCGCTGGTCGGCGTGAACGAACAGCTGGCCACGATCATCGACCCCGCGGCGCTGGAACTGCAGATCCCGCTGTCGCTGGACCAGTTTGGGCGCCTGCTGGGCCCGGACGGTGCCCTGCTGGACCGCGAGGTGACGGTGACGCTGGACGGCAGCGCCGGCGCGGTGGTCGCGCAGGCGCGGCTGGACCGGGCGGCGGCCTCGGTCGCGGAAGGGACGGCGGGGCGGGTGGTCTATGCCCGGCTGGTCCAGGGTGCGCAGGCGCTGCGCCCGGGCGATTTCGTGACCGCGCGCATCGCCGAACCGGCGCTGTCCGACGCGGCGATCATCCCGGCGGCGGCCCTGGGGTCGGATGGCGGCGTGCTTGTCGCGGGGGCGGACGGCCGCCTGCAGGCGACGCCCGTGACGGTGCTGCGCCGGCAGGGCGACGATCTGATCATCGCGGTGCCGGCCGACCTGGCAGGGGCGCGCATCGTGGCAGAACGCGCGCCGCAGCTGGGCACCGGCATCCGCGTCCGCGACGCCGCCGCCCCCGTGCCCGCGCAGGGGCCCGATCAGCGGGCGCAGGGCCGGGGCCCCACCCGTGGATAG
- a CDS encoding uracil-DNA glycosylase, whose protein sequence is MNDQATYRGITLDGDSALALLDWQLEMGCDVPMLDAPVDRFDLPTRVAPAAPVPQAPPPPADDDLAGRVALAQALADGAGTLAALAEAQQGFDGIELKKGARNFCFADGNPKARVLILGEAPGDEEDRQGRPFVGRAGQMLDRMFAAIGLSRDGVDAERVFYVTNVLTWRPPGNRDPEPDEIAVSLPFLRRHVDLVAPDLIVLMGNIACQAAIEKRGILRLRGQWVQAFGRPALPMTHPSYLLRNPAAKREAWADLLSLQARLESLSV, encoded by the coding sequence ATGAACGATCAGGCCACATATCGGGGAATCACGCTGGACGGGGACAGCGCGCTGGCGCTGCTGGACTGGCAGCTGGAGATGGGCTGCGACGTGCCCATGCTAGATGCGCCGGTCGACCGGTTCGACCTGCCGACCCGCGTGGCGCCCGCGGCTCCTGTGCCCCAGGCCCCGCCGCCGCCCGCCGACGACGATCTGGCCGGCCGCGTGGCCCTGGCGCAGGCACTGGCCGACGGGGCCGGCACCCTGGCCGCGCTGGCCGAGGCCCAGCAGGGGTTTGACGGGATCGAGCTGAAGAAGGGCGCCCGCAATTTCTGCTTTGCCGATGGCAATCCCAAGGCCCGCGTCCTGATCCTCGGAGAGGCGCCGGGCGACGAGGAGGACCGGCAGGGCCGCCCCTTCGTGGGGCGCGCGGGACAGATGCTGGACCGCATGTTCGCGGCCATCGGGCTGTCGCGCGACGGGGTCGATGCGGAACGCGTTTTCTATGTCACGAACGTCCTGACATGGCGCCCGCCCGGCAACCGCGACCCCGAGCCCGATGAAATTGCCGTGAGCCTGCCGTTCCTGCGCCGCCATGTCGATCTGGTGGCGCCCGACCTGATCGTGCTGATGGGCAACATCGCCTGTCAGGCGGCGATCGAGAAACGCGGCATCCTGCGCCTGCGCGGCCAGTGGGTGCAGGCGTTCGGGCGGCCCGCGCTGCCCATGACGCACCCGTCCTATCTGCTGCGCAACCCTGCCGCCAAGCGCGAGGCCTGGGCGGACCTTCTGTCGCTGCAGGCGCGGCTGGAATCGCTTTCCGTTTAG
- a CDS encoding response regulator: MTHTDCHLLIVDDDERIRALLGRFLRKNGYMVTMARDAVQARRLLAGLEFDLIVMDVMMPGEDGLALTRALRERIDTPILLLTAKGETEDRISGLESGADDYLPKPFEPRELLLRIGAILRRVPVVEVAQPKYLTLGALRYDTDKGELWNGDAPLRLTGTETALLRRLAASRGQPVSRADLIDDLGRGGGEDENGERAIDVQITRLRRKIEPDPREPRFLQTVRGTGYMLVVD, translated from the coding sequence ATGACGCATACCGACTGCCACCTGCTGATCGTCGACGACGACGAACGCATCCGCGCGCTGCTGGGGCGGTTCCTGCGCAAGAACGGATACATGGTCACCATGGCCCGTGACGCGGTCCAGGCGCGCCGCCTGCTGGCGGGGCTGGAATTCGATCTGATCGTCATGGACGTGATGATGCCCGGAGAGGACGGCCTGGCCCTGACGCGGGCGCTGCGCGAGCGCATCGACACGCCGATCCTGCTGCTGACCGCCAAGGGCGAGACCGAGGACCGGATCAGCGGGCTGGAAAGCGGCGCCGACGATTACCTGCCCAAGCCCTTCGAGCCGCGCGAACTGCTGCTGCGCATCGGTGCGATCCTGCGCCGGGTGCCGGTGGTCGAGGTGGCGCAGCCGAAATACCTGACGCTTGGCGCGCTGCGCTATGACACGGACAAGGGCGAGTTGTGGAACGGCGACGCGCCGCTGCGCCTGACGGGCACGGAAACCGCGCTGCTGCGCCGTCTTGCGGCCAGCAGGGGCCAGCCGGTCAGCCGCGCCGACCTGATCGACGACCTGGGCCGGGGCGGCGGCGAGGACGAGAACGGAGAGCGCGCCATCGACGTGCAGATCACCCGCCTGCGCCGCAAGATCGAGCCCGACCCGCGCGAGCCGCGCTTCCTGCAGACGGTGCGGGGCACCGGTTACATGCTGGTGGTGGACTAG